Proteins encoded together in one Phaeodactylum tricornutum CCAP 1055/1 chromosome 25, whole genome shotgun sequence window:
- a CDS encoding predicted protein — translation MTPSSIYDPHWALYPKAYVATRSIGPVEINGDLEKPVWNSVPWSDLFEDIQGNDAPANAIGPAKTAFKAIYDDEHLYVGALLHPSPVFRTEAHFTTRNSPIYQTDSDFEVFFDLNGSNHGYKEFEVNALNTVWNLMLDKPYDDGGHEHSGRIAHRGDSAFYDVNSQTTAVQVLEGRLNDASNQGALWSVEMAFAFEDLAAHLPSPVPRPSPGEFWRINISRVELKGEVNWTWQPQKVWDPLLRKHHGKVAMHMPDSWGYLIFGDTVLELDNSSWRDPLWPTKLAAMNIYYAQYFYKSLNGFYTDCMEELAGYLDLEITSPFKVDLVADTDRFLATVSASDEDQAISILDDRLLQVIPSARMSSTAV, via the coding sequence ATGACCCCTTCGTCAATCTACGACCCTCACTGGGCTTTGTACCCCAAAGCTTATGTAGCCACTAGATCTATAGGACCTGTTGAGATTAATGGCGACTTGGAAAAACCTGTTTGGAATTCTGTCCCTTGGAGTGACTTATTTGAGGATATTCAGGGAAATGATGCACCCGCCAACGCAATTGGCCCAGCGAAAACGGCCTTCAAGGCCATCTACGATGATGAGCATCTCTACGTTGGCGCTCTGTTGCATCCCTCCCCTGTCTTTCGAACGGAAGCACACTTCACCACGCGAAATTCACCAATTTATCAAACAGATTCCGATTTCGAAGTTTTTTTTGACTTGAACGGAAGCAACCACGGTTATAAAGAATTTGAAGTAAATGCACTCAATACAGTCTGGAATCTCATGCTCGACAAACCCTACGATGATGGTGGACACGAGCACTCGGGACGGATAGCCCACCGTGGCGATTCTGCGTTCTACGATGTAAACAGCCAAACTACCGCGGTACAAGTGCTGGAAGGCCGCTTAAACGATGCCTCCAACCAAGGGGCACTGTGGTCGGTAGAAATGGCCTTTGCCTTTGAGGACTTGGCGGCTCACCTCCCCAGTCCGGTACCGCGACCCTCACCTGGTGAATTTTGGAGAATCAATATTTCTCGAGTGGAGTTGAAAGGAGAAGTCAATTGGACGTGGCAACCACAAAAAGTTTGGGATCCACTTTTGAGAAAGCATCATGGTAAAGTTGCCATGCACATGCCGGACTCGTGGGGTTACCTTATATTCGGAGACACCGTTCTGGAGTTAGACAATTCTTCCTGGCGAGACCCTTTATGGCCCACGAAATTAGCGGCGATGAATATTTACTACGCGCAATATTTCTATAAAAGCCTAAATGGTTTCTATACAGACTGTATGGAAGAGCTCGCTGGTTATCTGGACTTGGAAATCACTTCTCCTTTCAAAGTTGATCTAGTGGCCGACACCGATCGCTTTCTCGCAACAGTGTCAGCTTCTGACGAAGACCAAGCCATCTCTATATTAGACGATCGCCTCCTACAAGTAATCCCATCCGCGAGAATGTCGTCTACAGCGGTGTGA
- a CDS encoding predicted protein, with product MNVIHETELSPNEISATAEKKRARRKGRGIVRFGDEDFTIQETEDLLDTYEKASFGEVCTACCFRSEIEWLWMLLAVIILVGSLYWLVFGLTLLGDAAKVLAGCGAGKLFDSDSNPLSALMVGIIATVLMQSSSTTTTVIVSLTEARAISVAQGIYMVMGANVGTTVTSTIVSLAQMGKSAELDRSFAAATLHDVFNIFTVAILFPVECATGYLQHLTGALAEGAETGRRDHFEGPIKKFVSPLSARLLTSNKKLIVGVANGKTCDDYYPIHCDEGAEPSFATCKVGLIGCYESTGRCPVLFRESASRTQDQVAGAVSFVIALIILFVSMLSMVFAVQKLLFGLSTKVVHTVTTCNGYIGFLVGIGITMITQSSSITTSVLVPFAGVGALRLEQVYPLVLGANMGTAVQAVVSSLDAVGTDPLQVALAHLFFNLTGFLIWYPLPPLRNIPFFAARRLGKNAGIWRMFPLCYIVLVFCLLPLFFWGLSSLYENGSAGLLAFAVLLTLVAGFALALLMFWCNFRNGQSKFHSILDRLSHRNDKPSQTYDAEGNFDIDADGDNVSGEKDTVENP from the exons ATGAATGTCATCCACGAGACCGAATTGTCACCTAATGAAATCTCAGCGACTGCTGAGAAAAAGAGAGCACGACGGAAAGGGCGGGGTATAGTCCGTTTCGGTGATGAAGATTTCACCATTCAAGAAACCGAAGATCTTCTGGACACGTACGAGAAGGCGTCATTTGGAGAAGTGTGCACCGCATGCTGTTTTCGATCGGAAATTGAATGGCTATGGATGCTGTTGGCTGTTATAATCTTGGTCGGTTCTCTGTATTGGCTAGTTTTCGGTCTGACGCTTCTCGGAGATGCGGCCAAAGTCTTGGCAGGTTGTGGAGCAGGGAAACTCTTTGATTCGGACTCCAACCCCTTGAG TGCGTTGATGGTCGGCATTATTGCCACAGTGTTAATGCAAAGCAGCAGCACAACCACCACCGTGATTGTTTCGCTCACTGAGGCACGCGCCATAAGCGTGGCCCAGGGTATCTACAT GGTTATGGGTGCCAACGTGGGAACCACAGTCACTTCGACGATCGTTTCTTTGGCCCAAATGGGGAAAAGCGCCGAGCTGGACCGGTCGTTCGCAGCTGCCACATTACATGACGTCTTCAACATCTTTACTGTGGCAATCCTGTTTCCAGTGGAATGCGCCACGGGATATTTACAGCATCTTACCGGAGCCCTTGCCGAGGGGGCTGAGACTGGTAGAAGAGACCATTTCGAAGGACCGATAAAGAAATTTGTTAGTCCATTGTCTGCTCGTCTCTtgaccagcaacaaaaaactCATTGTTGGCGTTGCGAACGGAAAAACATGCGACGACTACTACCCGATTCATTGCGATGAAGGAGCAGAGCCTAGCTTCGCAACGTGTAAAGTTGGACTGATTGGCTGCTATGAGAGTACCGGGCGCTGCCCTGTACTCTTTCGCGAGTCTGCTTCTCGCACTCAGGATCAAGTAGCCGGAGCCGTCTCTTTTGTTATTGCTTTGATCATACTGTTTGTTTCCATGCTGTCCATGGTTTTTGCTGTTCAGAAGCTTTTGTTCGGGTTGTCCACCAAGGTAGTGCATACGGTTACCACCTGCAACGGATACATCGGATTCCTTGTCGGTATCGGAATTACGATGATCACACAGAGCTCAAGCATTACGACTTCGGTTCTTGTTCCGTTCGCTGGTGTCGGGGCTCTTCGATTAGAGCAGGTCTATCCTCTCGTCTTGGGTGCGAATATGGGAACTGCCGTTCAGGCAGTTGTCAGTAGTTTGGATGCTGTCGGCACCGATCCTCTTCAGGTAGCCCTTGCACATTTGTTTTTTAACTTGACGGGTTTTCTGATTTGGTATCCGCTTCCGCCACTTCGAAACATTCCATTTTTTGCGGCACGTCGACTCGGGAAGAACGCAGGGATCTGGCGGATGTTTCCTTTATGCTACATTGTCCTGGTATTTTGCCTGTTGCCGCTTTTCTTCTGGGGTTTGTCGTCCCTATACGAGAACGGAAGTGCAGGATTGCTTGCATTTGCAGTGCTACTAACTCTTGTTGCGGGTTTTGCCTTGGCCTTGTTGATGTTTTGGTGCAACTTCCGTAATGGGCAATCAAAATTTCACTCGATTTTGGACCGTTTGAGCCATAGAAACGACAAGCCGTCGCAAACCTACGATGCGGAGGGCAATTTTGATATTGATGCTGACGGAGATAACGTCTCTGGCGAGAAAGATACCGTTGAAAATCCGTGA